AGGACATCGCAGGTAAGCACTTTGGTGAACGCTATCGTGCCGAGACCTCCTTCACCCGCCGTGAGGGCTCATGGATGCTTCGGCTGGAGGCACATCTGGACGTGCCCGGTTTCTATCCGCCTGCCCGTCGCCGTATCTGGGATAAGACAACCACGGTTTGCGGTGCGGGCATCGATGAACTGCCCGTACTCAATCTCCCTGCCCATCTGAGCTACCTGTGCGCGCACTATTATTACCACCATTGCGGTTCGGGATTGAAATGGCTGGTGGATGTCGCTCGTCTCGTCTCGCAGATAAGTTCCTGGCGTGAGGTGGTGGTGGACGCCTATCAGTTTGGCACCACGCGCCCGGTACATCTGGCGCTGCACGAGGTGGCGAAGTATCTGCAAATACCCGTACCCCAGCACATCGTGGAGACCCTGCGCTTTTTGCCCATGCCGCTCAGTTTGCGCCTGCTGTTCGAAATGTGCAAGCGTCCTTACCTGCACTACCTGGGTATCCGTTTACTGGACCTTTACCGTGCACCGAACTGGTCCACCCGCCTCGGTTACATCTGGCGCAAGCTCACCGCCCCCCGCTGGCAGCGTTACTCCCGTTGCTAATGGCGAGGCGACGTGTTATACTCTTAATAAATGGATAACGGAAGAGGACAAAGCGGCGTGGACCTGCAGACATTCAAGGAACTGGTTTACCGTGAGTTCGGTGACCACCTGGAGCACGCTACCCCTGCCAACGTGCGGGAGTTTCTGGACAGATTGCAGATGCAAGAGGTGGCGCGCCGGTTGCCGGGCGAGCGGTTCGAAATTCATGAGACCGGCACCACTTACGAGGAGATTATCAAGGACTTCTTCGCCCGCGTGCTGGAGATGCCCCGTGATGATGCCATCATCCTGCTGTGGACGCTGGCGATAGACCTCGCCTTTGCCGCCGTAGAGCATCAGTATGCGGAATACTTCGCCTCCCTGTTCAAGGACCTGGACCAGTAAAAACCGGCAAAAAAGGTCCTAGCAGAAGGCTTTTTCTTTCCTGCATCTCTTGCACTGCGCAGACACCGCAGGGTACACTCTATGCGTGATAAACACCAGGTACAGGCAATATATCACTCGGAGAGTTTTTACATGGAACCGCTGGTAACGCTACCGCTGTTTCCGTTGCATGCTGTCTTGTTTCCGGGGATGCCTTTGCCCCTGTACGTCTTTGAAGAGCGCTATCGCCAGATGATGCACATGGTGCTCGAACAGGACAAGCAGTTTGGAGTCGTGCTTATCCGCGAAGGCAAGGAGGTAGGCGGTCCGGCGGTTCCCTACCGCTGGGGAACCGTTGCCCGTATCACCGCCCTGCAGAATCTGCCCGATGGCACTATGAATCTGTGGACAGTGGGCGAGCAACGTTTCCGCATTGTGAAGATAGTGCAACATGAGCCTTTTATGCTAGCACAAGTGATGCTTCTGCCCGATGTCTGTGACAGCTGTGAACATCGTGTTTTGCCCATTGTGCACCACGCGACCGACCGTCTGGAACAGTATGTGCGTCTGCTCTTCAGCCCTGAAGGTGGTAAACACTTTGTGGTGGAGCTCCCCAACAATCCTCGCGTGCTGGCGAACACCATCGGCGCCGTCCTTCAGGTTCCTCTGGTACAAAAACAGAAGCTCCTCGAGATAGATGATGTGGTTCAGCGTCTGGAGGCGGCGCTGGCTTTGCTGGAGCAAGAGATTGAAAACCTGTTGCTGAAGGCAGCAGAACAGTCTGCCCGTCGTGCCGTGCATCCCTTTCGCCCCGAAGAGAAGGTGGTTTCACGCAATTAGCACGCATCGGGAGGTTTCCCAACGATGTCTACCGTGACGCTTATCCCCGGCGATGGCATCGGCCCGGAGGTGGTCGATGCCGCCGTCCGGGTGGTAGAGGCTACCCACGTGCCCGTCCGCTGGGAGCGATTCGAGGCGGGCACGGAGGTCATGAACAAATACGGCACGCCCCTGCCCGATGAAGTGTTCAACTCGGTGTTGAAGAACCGCATCGCGCTGAAGGGGCCCATCACCACTCCCGTCGGCACGGGCTACAGCAGCCCAAACGTGGCTTTACGCAAACGGCTGAATCTGTTCGCGAACGTACGCCCTGCCAAAAACCTGCCTGGCGTGAAAACACGTTACGAAGGCGTGGACCTGGTCGTCATCCGCGAGAACAGTGAGGACCTCTACTCGGGGCTGGAACATATCGTCGTGCCTGGGGTGGTGGAGAGCCTCAAAATCATCACCGAGCGCGCCAGCCTGCGCATCGCCCGATTTGCCTTTGAGTATGCCGTCAGACATGGGCGGAAAAGGGTAACCGCAGTCCACAAAGCAAACATCATGAAGCTCAGCGACGGGCTGTTTCTGGAGTGCTGCCGGCGTGTGGCGCGCGATTATCCACAGATTGAATACGAAGAGCTGATTGTGGACAACACCTGTATGCAGCTGGTCACCCGTCCCGAAAGGTTTGATGTGATGGTGATGGAGAACCTGTATGGCGACATCATCTCCGACCTTTGCGCAGGGCTGGTGGGCGGACTGGGGTTGACTCCAAGCGCAAATGTGGGAGAAGACGGGATTGTGGTGTATGAAGCAGTGCATGGCTCCGCGCCAGATATCGCAGGACAGAACCTTGCCAACCCGATTGCGCTGATTCTCTGTGCGGCGATGATGCTGGAGGACCTCGGTGAGACCTCTGCTGCCGAGCGGGTGCGCCAGGCGGTCTACCGCGTGCTCAGCGAAGGCAAGGTGCGAACCCGCGACCTGGGGGGAACCGCCACCACCTCCGAGTTAACCGATGCCATCATCGCTGCGATGCAGGCTTAATCGGGGCGAAGTATCACCTTGGCGCACGTGCCGGTATCGATCAGCTCCATCGCCCTGCCGATTTCTGAAAAGCCCATCGTGTGGGTAATCACCGGGCGCACGTCCAGCCTGCCGGACACCAGCAGGTCCTGCATCTGCTCCCACGTCTGATACAGCCGCCGCCCGACGATACCCTGCACCTCCGGTCCCTTGAATATCACGTCCTCCGCAAAGTCCACCTCTATCGGGTCGCTGGGGATACCCATCAGTGTCACCCTGCCCCCCGGACGAGCAATCCGGAAGCCCGTTTTCACTGCTATCGGCGCGCCG
The sequence above is a segment of the Bacillota bacterium genome. Coding sequences within it:
- a CDS encoding nucleotidyltransferase family protein, with the translated sequence MGKKVCSGCLRDPACTMLCEMIGRWCRGEPLHWKTLDEAVWQSLAEQSIARGVAGLLYTLLPDSVPVHIRERLRAEYNSQLAANVMYIQQLAQVAPALRDAGVRFVAVKGSALLATVYPDLGIRSMKDIDLLVHPEDVNILKPVMQQLGWQEEDEDIAGKHFGERYRAETSFTRREGSWMLRLEAHLDVPGFYPPARRRIWDKTTTVCGAGIDELPVLNLPAHLSYLCAHYYYHHCGSGLKWLVDVARLVSQISSWREVVVDAYQFGTTRPVHLALHEVAKYLQIPVPQHIVETLRFLPMPLSLRLLFEMCKRPYLHYLGIRLLDLYRAPNWSTRLGYIWRKLTAPRWQRYSRC
- a CDS encoding isocitrate dehydrogenase (NAD(+)); translated protein: MSTVTLIPGDGIGPEVVDAAVRVVEATHVPVRWERFEAGTEVMNKYGTPLPDEVFNSVLKNRIALKGPITTPVGTGYSSPNVALRKRLNLFANVRPAKNLPGVKTRYEGVDLVVIRENSEDLYSGLEHIVVPGVVESLKIITERASLRIARFAFEYAVRHGRKRVTAVHKANIMKLSDGLFLECCRRVARDYPQIEYEELIVDNTCMQLVTRPERFDVMVMENLYGDIISDLCAGLVGGLGLTPSANVGEDGIVVYEAVHGSAPDIAGQNLANPIALILCAAMMLEDLGETSAAERVRQAVYRVLSEGKVRTRDLGGTATTSELTDAIIAAMQA
- a CDS encoding LON peptidase substrate-binding domain-containing protein, giving the protein MEPLVTLPLFPLHAVLFPGMPLPLYVFEERYRQMMHMVLEQDKQFGVVLIREGKEVGGPAVPYRWGTVARITALQNLPDGTMNLWTVGEQRFRIVKIVQHEPFMLAQVMLLPDVCDSCEHRVLPIVHHATDRLEQYVRLLFSPEGGKHFVVELPNNPRVLANTIGAVLQVPLVQKQKLLEIDDVVQRLEAALALLEQEIENLLLKAAEQSARRAVHPFRPEEKVVSRN